From Nicotiana tabacum cultivar K326 chromosome 22, ASM71507v2, whole genome shotgun sequence, one genomic window encodes:
- the LOC107771166 gene encoding putative late blight resistance protein homolog R1B-14 → MLGSPSRSSFKTNAVVGLDDDLEKIIERLLGSSSEREVIAITGMGGIGKTTLAKKAYDHLQVRSRFDIHAWVTVSREYEMRRLLLSLVCCIPGMADKFLEKTEDELAELLYRKLKDRRYLIVVDDIWSTKVWDNVTRCFPDDNNGSRIILTSMLKDVAAYANPDSPLHEMGVLSLDDSWKLLSIKVFGANDVCPSELEDNGKQIAEKCGGLPLAILVVAGYLSKIARRRESWIIVAKTVSSVVANDPDKCLRVLGMSYNYLPNHLKPCFLSMGAFPEDFEIKARTLIQVWVAEGFLKAERLKSLEKVAEECLEDLSSINLIMIRKRRFNSEIRSCGIHDLLRNLSLREAEKEKSLHVTSIHYVSNFLAQRHERRGFNFLSDISLDDSSELSSQVVRLMFFWGKLLIHDPPHRQMSLFTSFKLIRVLAIFSHLFSSFPVEITRLIHLRYLWIRSNGNLPASVSQLYHLQTLVLQQSKLFYMYKTLILPRKIWNMTQLRRLRLLSRNYLSKPKRTDEGATESVLGLRNLEELSHLCLASCTEEVFSCL, encoded by the exons ATGCTTGGAAGTCCGTCTAGAAGTAGTTTTAAGACAAATGCTGTTGTGGGTCTTGATGATGATTTGGAAAAGATCATAGAAAGACTACTTGGGTCCTCATCCGAGAGAGAAGTTATTGCAATTACAG GTATGGGTGGTATTGGCAAAACGACACTTGCTAAAAAAGCTTATGATCATCTTCAAGTTAGGTCTCGCTTTGACATTCATGCGTGGGTTACAGTATCTCGAGAGTATGAAATGAGAAGATTGTTGTTAAGTCTCGTCTGTTGCATTCCAGGCATGGCCGATAAATTTCTAGAGAAGACTGAGGATGAATTAGCAGAGTTGTTATATAGAAAACTAAAGGATCGAAGATATCTGATTGTCGTTGATGATATTTGGAGTACCAAAGTTTGGGATAATGTAACAAGATGTTTTCCAGATGACAACAATGGGAGTCGAATCATATTAACAAGTATGCTTAAGGATGTGGCTGCTTATGCTAATCCTGATAGCCCTTTGCATGAGATGGGGGTATTAAGTTTAGATGATAGTTGGAAATTACTTTCTATTAAGGTTTTTGGGGCAAATGATGTTTGTCCTTCTGAATTGGAGGATAATGGGAAGCAAATAGCAGAAAAATGTGGTGGACTTCCTTTGGCAATTCTTGTGGTTGCAGGATATCTTTCTAAAATTGCTAGGAGAAGAGAAAGTTGGATTATTGTTGCCAAAACTGTAAGTTCAGTTGTTGCTAATGATCCTGATAAATGCCTAAGAGTGCTTGGTATGAGTTACAATTACCTACCAAACCACCTCAAGCCATGCTTCCTCTCTATGGGAGCTTTTCCCGAAGACTTTGAAATAAAAGCTCGGACTTTGATCCAAGTTTGGGTTGCTGAAGGGTTTCTAAAAGCCGAAAGGCTCAAGAGCTTGGAAAAAGTTGCAGAAGAGTGTTTGGAGGATCTTAGTAGTATAAATCTGATAATGATAAGAAAGAGGAGGTTTAACAGCGAGATCAGAAGTTGTGGCATACATGATTTGTTGAGGAACTTGAGCTTAAGAGAAGCTGAAAAAGAGAAGTCTCTGCATGTGACATCAATTCATTATGTCTCAAACTTTCTAGCTCAAAGGCATGAGCGTCGTGGCTTTAACTTTCTTTCCGACATTTCTCTGGATGATTCTAGTGAGTTATCATCTCAAGTTGTTCGATTGATGTTTTTCTGGGGTAAACTATTAATACATGATCCGCCTCATAGGCAAATGTCCTTATTCACAAGCTTCAAACTTATCAGAGTGCTGGCTATTTTTTCTCATTTGTTTTCTTCGTTCCCAGTTGAGATAACACGGCTAATTCATCTGAGGTACCTTTGGATTCGATCAAATGGTAATCTTCCTGCATCAGTGTCTCAGCTTTATCATCTGCAAACATTGGTGCTTCAACAGTCGAAATTATTTTATATGTACAAAACTTTAATTTTGCCTCGGAAGATCTGGAACATGACACAGCTGAGGCGTCTGCGTCTACTGAGTAGAAACTATTTGTCTAAGCCTAAAAGAACTGATGAGGGAGCAACAGAGAGTGTTTTGGGGCTAAGAAATCTAGAGGAACTTTCTCATTTATGTTTAGCTAGTTGTACAGAGGAAGTCTTTTCAtgcctgtga